The window aaaaaagaaaaacaagagaGGAGCGGGCAGACGTGCTCCCCCGAGAGACAGAGGGGGGAAACAGAGCCGCGCTCCTGCCTCACGAccgcgccggccgccgccgccccctttaCGCTGCTAGGTTTCCTCATAGTCCTCCTTGACTCCTTTCTTCTCGGCCTCCTAGTCCGGTGACGGCGGGAGACCGTCGCGGTCCGCGAAAGCGAGCACTTGGGCAGCGGCGAGTTTCGTTCCATGGCGGGGCACTTGCTGGTGGCGGTGGcggggaggaggagaagatggtGGGAAGCGCCATTGTTTGCGGCGGAGCAGCGCGCGACGCTGGTTAACGTGAAGCTGAAGCTGGTCAAGGATCCGGCACTCGACGGGGCGTTGTCGCGCCAGCGCCACCTCCGCGCTGCCCACCACCTGCTCGACCTCGTGTCCTCGCGGCCCGGCCACCGTATCTCGTGCCCCGAGCTCCTCGCCGATAAGTCCGTCCACAAGATGCTTGGCTCCACGGCCGCCGTGCTCGCCTTCCTCCGCAGATACCACACCCTGTTCTCGCTCTCCCGCCGCGGTGGAGGCGGCGTGTCCCTCACGGACGCAGCGCTCGGCCTCCGGTGCCGGGAACTGGACTGCCTGGACGCCTCGGAGCCCGACCTGCTcgctcgcctccgccgcctcctcaTGCTCACCCTGCCGCGCTCGCTCCCGCTCCACACCGTCGACCTTCTCCGCTGGGACTTGGGCCTGCCCCGCGACTACCGCGCATCGATCCTGGCTCGCCACCTCGACCACTTCGACCTTAAGCAGCCCGAGGGCGACGAGCGCATCTGGCTCCACCTCCTCTCCTGGGACGACCGTCTGGCTGTCTCGGAACTCGAGAAGGCTGCGGCAGGTGGCGACACCACCTGTCTCCCATTTCCGGTGAGCTTCACGAGGGGGTTTGGCCTGAGG is drawn from Aegilops tauschii subsp. strangulata cultivar AL8/78 chromosome 1, Aet v6.0, whole genome shotgun sequence and contains these coding sequences:
- the LOC109773059 gene encoding protein WHAT'S THIS FACTOR 9, mitochondrial, coding for MAGHLLVAVAGRRRRWWEAPLFAAEQRATLVNVKLKLVKDPALDGALSRQRHLRAAHHLLDLVSSRPGHRISCPELLADKSVHKMLGSTAAVLAFLRRYHTLFSLSRRGGGGVSLTDAALGLRCRELDCLDASEPDLLARLRRLLMLTLPRSLPLHTVDLLRWDLGLPRDYRASILARHLDHFDLKQPEGDERIWLHLLSWDDRLAVSELEKAAAGGDTTCLPFPVSFTRGFGLRSKSMDWLKEWQTLPYTNPYADASGLDRRTDVSEKRNVGVFHELLHLTLAKRTERHNVSNMRKLLGMPQKFTKVFERHPGIFYLSRIHGTQTVVLREAYGGTSQLLEKHAHPLVAIREEYTTMMRAALPPRRSRESCNYCGELDEESEGEEGTELS